GGCGGGGTGCTTTTTCGAGCATGGATGAGGAAATTCTCCGCTCTTTGTCAGATCAGGCCGTCATCGCGATTGAGAACGCTAGGCTACACGAGGAGGCCCAGAGGAGCCGGATCTTTTTCGAGAGTGTTGTGGACGATAATGCGGATGCCATTCATGTCGCGGATATCGAGGGAAATATCATCTACTGGAACCGGGGCTCCGAGAAACTGTTCGGCTACTCGAACGATGAGGCTCTTGGTCAACACTTCTCTGATCTGCTCATTCCTGATGATCAGCGTGCAAGATGGTTGCGCTCGGTGTCAGACCGGGTCACGGAGAGCGGGGTGGCTTTCCATACTGAAACGCAGAGAAATCGTAAAGATGGGTCCTTGGTAGCCGTGTCCCTTACCCTTTCGCCGGTGAAAGATGCGGAAGGGAATCTCATAGCGATTTCCGCGATACATAAAGATCTGACCGGTAGAAAACATGCCGAGGAAGCCCTGCTTGAGAGAGAACAGCGATTGAGGACCATTCTCGACACGGCGGTGGACGGCATCATCACTATCGATGAACGCGGGATTGTGGACTCGATCAATCCCTCTGCCCAGAAACTTACGGGCTACACCTCGGCGGAAGTCGTTGGTCAGAACGTCTCCATGCTGATGCCCAATCCATTTCAAAACGAGCACGATTCCTACATCAATAATTATTTAAAAACTGGGATCCCTGGGATACTAGGCCAAGCGCGTGAGGTTCCTGCCCTCCGCAAGGACGGCACAACGATTCCGGTAGACCTTTCCGTAACCGAAATCTGGCTCGGAAAACGACGGCTGTTTAACGGTACTATCCGCGATCTGACCGAGCGTAAGAGAACGGAAAAAGAGCGAGAAGAGTACGTCGAGCGGCTTATGACACTGAACCGACTTACCCAGAAAGTGGGTACCAGCCTCGATTTGGACGAAGCGCTGGAAGCCATACTCGAATCGACGGTGCAACTTTTGAACGTGCCCTATGTGGGTGTTTTCACGCGTCAAGGAGAGGTGTTTGCCCTGCGTGCTTTCCGGGGAAGATATCACACCGAAACAGCCAACCGCTTTTACCGTGTCGGGGAGGGTGGGGTCGGCTTGACTGTCGAGAAGGGCTCCTCGCTGTTTGTCGAAAACGTTCCCGAGGACCCGAATTGGAAAATGCAAAAAGCTTCCTGGGACTACGGCATCCGCAATTTTTTGGGTGTCCCTCTCAAAAGCGAAGGCGAGGTTATCGGTGTGCTGAGTTGTTTGGCAACTGAGCCGCGGATTTACACAAAAGGCGAATACGAGCTTATTAATGCTTTTGCAAATATGGCCGCGATTACCATTCGGAATGCGGCAAACCATTCGCAAATGAAAGAGACGCTGGATGAGCTTCGCCGAAGCCAGGAGATGAATATCCGTGCCGAGAAACTCTCCTCCCTCGGTGTGCTGGCTGCGGGAGCGGCCCATGAAATTCTCAATCCTGCGAGCGTCATTTTAATGCGAGCTGAAATGATCGGCGAGGATGCTGAGGAAGAAAGTTTTGAGAGCAAATCGGCCAATATTATTGTCCGGAACGTCCGCCGCATTCGAAACATTTGCGACGATCTACGCCGCTTCTCCAGAGATGAAGTTCCTTCGATGGAGCCCTTCGATCCAGACGAGGCGCTTCGCTTCAGTCTTGAGCTGATTAGGCATGAGCTTGCGCCAGCTGGCATCAAACTTGATATGGAAGTGAATGATGTTCCCTTCGTTGTTATGGGAGATTCCAGCCAAATTCAGCAGGTTTTTCTCAATCTGATTAGTAATGCCAGGGACGCCATGCCTGATGGCGGAGTGCTATCGATTTGTTCGACTAGAAGTGACCACGCCGGAAAAGATTTCTGGGAGCTCCAAATTTCGGACACTGGTATGGGTATTCCCAAAGATGTTCTCCCTCAGATATTCGACCCCTTCTTTACCACCAAGCCAGCGGATAAGGGTACCGGGCTGGGCCTCTCCGTGTTGCATGGGATCGTAAAGAGCCACGAAGGGGAAGTGTCGGTCGAAAGCCAGCCTGGAGAAGGATCCACGTTTACCGTTCGGCTGCCTGAGGCTTTGGAGGATATTGGAGTTTGAGGGGCGATTGCATCAATATGGTATATGTAATTATAGTGCCGGTATGAGTAATATTTTTAAAGGGAATGGCATACATGTCTGAGGCTAAAATTCTCCTTGTGGATGATGAGAGCGATGTTCTCGAGGGATTGATCGATTATCTCGGGAGCAAGGGCTTTGACGTGGATACGGCTACGAGCGGCGAAATGGCATTAGACGCGGTTAAGACGGATCCTCCTGACCTGGTGATTCTGGATGTGCGTATGCCTGGTATGGATGGCATTGAGGTTTGCCGTAGGCTGCGAAAATTATCACCGTCCACCCGAATCATCTTTCTGAGCGCGCTCCAACAAGATGTGGATAAAGCCAAAGGTTTGATGATAGGAGGGGACGACTACATAACGAAGCCTTTCAGTACACTTGAATTGCTTGCTCGCGTAAAGGCTGTCTTAAGACGAGGCGGAGCGCCAGAGCCGCCGCAGATTTTTGAATTTGGAGATATCAAGATCGTTCCTATTCGCCGAGAGGTTACTCGTGCTGGCGAAATTGTAGAGATGACTGCCAAGGAATTCGATCTTGTTTATTATCTAGTTCAGCATCAAGGAGAGGCCCTCTCGCGAGATCAGTTGCTTGAGAGTGTTTGGGGGCAAGATCAATTTCCTACGACTCGAACCGTAGATTTTCACATTTTTCAACTGAGAAAAAAGCTTGAGGAAAATTCTGTGCGCCCGGAATTTTTTCGAACCATCCGTGGGGTCGGCTACAAGTTCGTCAACGAATAGTAAATATTTTTTTTCTCCTCCTCAAATCCCCCTAAAACGTCTCGAAGTGTCTCAAGGGGTTTAATTGTCTGAAATTGCATGGCTCGGGCTCCTGTATTTTTTGGCGACCTTTCACACTCTTTGAATGTGGTGGGTGAGCGATAAAATATTCCTTGAATAACAAAAATAATAAAGTCTTAATAAACAAACTCCTAACATTGATCTAGCTAGTCTATAACCCCTGCGGGTAAGGGGGGCTCTATAATTACCAAAGGAAATGAGAGTTCTTTGTATAAAGATCTCTCATTTTGGAGTCGAGTGGCGATTTTGGTTTTATCTAGTAAGTCACCACCGTGGATTGATGAGTGTGAAGGACGTATATCACGATGGCCGAATAGGTAGAAGTTAAGATTCGCCCCCGGAGAACGGCACTTGGAAACGATGACCAATATTTTGGATTTCAAGAATATTCACAAGGGAGAAAAAATATTTATCCTTTCATCCCGCCCATCACTGAGTAATCTAAATTTAGATTCTCTTGCTGGGCATATTGTTCTGGGGCTGAATCGGTCGAATCTTTTTTACCCTGATGCACGATATCAATGCACGATGGATATTGAACTGGTTAATGATTCGCCGGAGATGTTCAGTAGTGTTGGCAATCTATTCACGCCCGAGGGCTGCTCCGTCGGAATTCCGCTGAAATTGTTGGGAGCCGAGGGTTTTAGTCAAGATCTTGAGATGGGTGTCTATTCAGGTTATTCGATTTCCTATCTGGCGCTCCAACTCGCCGCCTATATGGGGTTTGAGGATATTTATTGCCTGGGGCTCGATTTGCGGCGACATGAAGACGATCAGTTTTTTGGAACCGATAACGATTCAGGACGATTAGGGAATACGCAATTTCCTTGGCTGCTAAAGATGTTCGAGTATGCGGCCCAAGTACTTAAAGACACGGAAGTGAATGTCTATAATTGTATTGAGAATTCAGGTCTTGACTGTTTTCCAGAGGTCACATTTGATGAGGCACTAGAACTTGCTTGCAAATCAATTAAGTAGAGGGTGGTAAGAGATGAAAGCTTTAATAAATGTGGATAGCTCCTCGGTAGATTCGACGAAGCAGAAGGGCGAGGAGTGCGGATATTCGGTCATGATTGTTGACGATGAAAAAGATGTGCGCGAATCCTTGGGTAATTATCTTGAGCGCAAAGGATTCGAGGTCTCCTCTTTATCAAGTGCCGATGAGGCGGTTTTGCAACTTACCGAAGCCCAACCGCATCTGATCATATCTGATCAAAAGATGCCCGGAATGAGTGGGATTGATTTTCTCGCCCATGCCAGTGAAAAATATCCTCTTATTCCCAGAATTCTGTGCACGGGTCACACCGATCTTCGATTGGCCTTGGAAGCTGTTAATCGTGGGTCGGTGAATCGCATACTAACAAAGCCATTCGATCTCCGGAATTTGATGACTGCTGTAGAAGAATGTTTAGAACAAGTTCGACTGCGGGAGCGAAACGAGGAGCTTCTTCGTCTCACGCGCGAGCAAAACGAAAAACTCGAGGAGACCAACCAGAAGAACGCCGAACTTCTTCTTCTCGCCGATGTGCATAACCAGAAACTCGACTCATGGAATCAGTCTTTGAAAGTGGAGGTGGCGGCGCGTACCGCCTATCTCGATGAAATGACAGAGGCCGCGATTTACTCACTTGCAGAGCTCGCCGAGTCCCGGGCGCGGGATATTGGTGGCCATCTGCGGCGTATGCAGGAGTATGCCCGGATCATCGCCGAAGCCTTGATGGTCGATGAGAAAAGAAGACCTCACTTTCTCGTAAAAGAGTATGTGGATGATCTTTGTCTCTCGACCCTTCTTCACGATGTGGGCAAGGTTGGCATCCCAGATGGCATCTTGTTCAAGCCTGGGCGTCTTGAGCCCGAGGAATATGCCGTAATGAAGACCCATGCGCGCATTGGCCTAGAGACTGTGAAAAAAGCCCAGTCTCACATCGGCGACGAGAGCTTCTTATCTCTCGGTGTGGACATAACGGGTCATCACCATGAGTTCTGGGATGGAAATGGATATCCCTCCGGTCTTGTCGGAGAGAAAATTCCCTTTTCAGCTCGTATCGTAGCAATCGCCGATGTCTATGACGCGTTGACTTCACCGCGTGTTTACAAAAAAGCCTGGTCGCACGAAGAAACACTGAAATACATGCTCAATGGCGCGGGCACCCAGTTTGATCCCCTTCTGATCGAAGTGCTTGAAGAGCAGAGCGAGGGTTTCCAAAAAGTGCGGGACACCTGGGAAGAGTAGGATACTTGGCTTTCTGGGCGTCGCATTTTTTCGATTCAAACTAACATTCCAGTACCACCTTAATTGCCCCCGCCGCTTTTCCGCTGAACACCTCGAACCCGTGGGCGAACTCCTCAAGCGTAAAGACGTGGGTGTTGATGGCGCTACTGTCGATTCGCCCGCTCTCGTAGGCTCGAACGGCTCGTTGGACGGAATAGTCCCCCTCGCCCCTGATTCCGTAGATGGTGATTTGATCCAATGGAAGGCGATTCAGTGGAGCCGGTGGCTCCTCGCCCCCCGTGATGCCGAGTAGGAGCACCCGCCCGCCCCGTCGCACCCGCCGAATACATTCGGCCTGTAGTGCGCCGACCCCTGCTGCCTCAACTGTGAGATCGGGACCTAGCTTCCAGCCCCGCTCGGCGAGAGTTACGTCGAGATCGTCCACCCCGGCGCATACCGTGACATCGGCACCCAGTTGTTTTGCGATTTCGAGACGCGAGGCCACGGTATCGACGATGCAGACTTCTCCCGCACCGAGGAATTGCGCAAACTGCATTGTCAGCAAACCGATGGCGCCGGCACCGTAGATCAGTACCCTATCTCCCGTTTCGACCCCGCAACGCTCAAGCCCGACGATGGCTGTTCCCGCCGTCGTCATCAGCGTCCCTGTGGTGTAGGGCATGCCCTCGGGCAGGCGGTGCAGGAGTTTTACGGGCACAGCGCAATACTGTGCGAAACCACCGTTGGTGGTCATCCCTATCTGGCGATGAAGCGGTCGACGGCCGTAATTCTCGCAGATGGTGTAGTAGCCACGCACACAGTTAGCGCACCTCCCGCACCCCGCGTGGCTCTCGGTGGCGACCCTGTCGCCCGGCGCGAACTCATCGACACGCTCGCCGGCCGACACCACCTCACCGCTCCATTCGTGTCCGGGGATCAAGGGATAGACCACACCGGGCATTTTTCCCTCGATTAAATGAGTGTCCGAGCCGCAAAAACTGCACGCCTTGAC
The nucleotide sequence above comes from Nitrospinaceae bacterium. Encoded proteins:
- a CDS encoding response regulator transcription factor: MSEAKILLVDDESDVLEGLIDYLGSKGFDVDTATSGEMALDAVKTDPPDLVILDVRMPGMDGIEVCRRLRKLSPSTRIIFLSALQQDVDKAKGLMIGGDDYITKPFSTLELLARVKAVLRRGGAPEPPQIFEFGDIKIVPIRREVTRAGEIVEMTAKEFDLVYYLVQHQGEALSRDQLLESVWGQDQFPTTRTVDFHIFQLRKKLEENSVRPEFFRTIRGVGYKFVNE
- a CDS encoding response regulator — its product is MKALINVDSSSVDSTKQKGEECGYSVMIVDDEKDVRESLGNYLERKGFEVSSLSSADEAVLQLTEAQPHLIISDQKMPGMSGIDFLAHASEKYPLIPRILCTGHTDLRLALEAVNRGSVNRILTKPFDLRNLMTAVEECLEQVRLRERNEELLRLTREQNEKLEETNQKNAELLLLADVHNQKLDSWNQSLKVEVAARTAYLDEMTEAAIYSLAELAESRARDIGGHLRRMQEYARIIAEALMVDEKRRPHFLVKEYVDDLCLSTLLHDVGKVGIPDGILFKPGRLEPEEYAVMKTHARIGLETVKKAQSHIGDESFLSLGVDITGHHHEFWDGNGYPSGLVGEKIPFSARIVAIADVYDALTSPRVYKKAWSHEETLKYMLNGAGTQFDPLLIEVLEEQSEGFQKVRDTWEE
- a CDS encoding alcohol dehydrogenase catalytic domain-containing protein, which encodes MRAVYVEKPHSYEVCDMPDPEPGPDEVLVRVKACSFCGSDTHLIEGKMPGVVYPLIPGHEWSGEVVSAGERVDEFAPGDRVATESHAGCGRCANCVRGYYTICENYGRRPLHRQIGMTTNGGFAQYCAVPVKLLHRLPEGMPYTTGTLMTTAGTAIVGLERCGVETGDRVLIYGAGAIGLLTMQFAQFLGAGEVCIVDTVASRLEIAKQLGADVTVCAGVDDLDVTLAERGWKLGPDLTVEAAGVGALQAECIRRVRRGGRVLLLGITGGEEPPAPLNRLPLDQITIYGIRGEGDYSVQRAVRAYESGRIDSSAINTHVFTLEEFAHGFEVFSGKAAGAIKVVLEC